One genomic region from Streptomyces venezuelae encodes:
- a CDS encoding class I adenylate-forming enzyme family protein, producing MVVPGGAERLTADGAPFAVQDGVYAGGPRTLREFVEVVWAYGDRIFLVSETGETTYREFFDAACGLARRLVGEYGLRPGDRAVVAMRNLPEWHIAFWAAQLAGLVAVPLNAWWTEDEFTYALDDCTPGVLLVDGERVARVRGWAVRHGVPGVVFQGEAEEGFVAYVPDSDPFLGPPAVDVLPEHDSTIIYTSGTTGRPKGAVATHLAQVGAAMNPRYFAAAAALARGEVPGTAPAPVSLTTFPFFHVAAFTSFYAVMAAGGTLVMMRKWDAGAALGLIRRHGVTHYAGVPTTALQLLEAARTTGDPMESLVLLSTGGAAAPPGIVAGITAAYGERVEPRNGYGLTETCGGVLSNVGAEYRAHPGSVGRPSPTTEVRIEQPDGDGVGELWLRGQSLVRGYWGNEAATRAAFTDDGWFRTGDLARVDEHGRVSVVDRITDMVIRGGENVYCVEVESVLHEHPVVADAAVLGVPHPVLGEEVVAVVRLRPGAGAGIDVEALRAHVGARLAAFKVPARVLVQEGELPRNPTGKILKRELRGLFSCG from the coding sequence TTTCTCGTCTCCGAGACAGGGGAGACGACCTACCGGGAGTTCTTCGACGCCGCCTGCGGGCTCGCCCGGCGGCTCGTCGGGGAGTACGGGCTGCGCCCCGGGGACCGGGCCGTGGTCGCCATGCGGAACCTTCCCGAGTGGCACATCGCCTTCTGGGCCGCCCAGCTCGCCGGGCTCGTCGCCGTACCGCTCAACGCCTGGTGGACCGAGGACGAGTTCACGTACGCCCTCGACGACTGCACGCCCGGCGTGCTGCTCGTCGACGGGGAGCGGGTCGCCCGGGTGCGCGGCTGGGCCGTCCGGCACGGGGTGCCCGGGGTCGTCTTCCAGGGGGAGGCCGAGGAGGGGTTCGTCGCGTACGTCCCCGACAGCGATCCGTTCCTCGGGCCGCCTGCCGTCGACGTCCTTCCCGAGCACGACTCCACCATCATCTACACCTCCGGCACCACCGGCCGGCCCAAGGGCGCCGTCGCCACCCACCTCGCGCAGGTCGGCGCCGCCATGAACCCCCGGTACTTCGCCGCCGCCGCGGCCCTCGCCCGCGGGGAGGTCCCCGGGACCGCGCCCGCGCCCGTCTCGCTCACCACCTTCCCCTTCTTCCATGTGGCCGCCTTCACCTCCTTCTACGCCGTCATGGCCGCCGGCGGGACCCTGGTGATGATGCGGAAGTGGGACGCCGGGGCCGCCCTCGGGCTGATCCGCCGGCACGGCGTCACCCACTACGCGGGAGTGCCCACCACCGCGCTCCAGCTCCTGGAGGCCGCCCGCACCACCGGCGACCCGATGGAGAGCCTCGTCCTCCTCAGCACCGGGGGCGCCGCCGCGCCGCCCGGGATCGTCGCCGGGATCACCGCCGCGTACGGCGAGCGCGTCGAGCCCCGCAACGGCTACGGGCTGACCGAGACCTGCGGCGGCGTCCTGTCCAACGTCGGGGCCGAGTACCGGGCGCACCCGGGGAGCGTCGGGCGGCCCTCGCCCACCACCGAGGTGCGGATCGAGCAGCCCGACGGGGACGGTGTCGGGGAGCTCTGGCTGCGCGGGCAGTCGCTCGTCCGGGGGTACTGGGGCAACGAGGCCGCGACCCGCGCCGCCTTCACCGACGACGGGTGGTTCCGGACCGGGGACCTCGCGCGGGTCGACGAACACGGGCGCGTCAGCGTCGTCGACCGGATCACCGACATGGTGATCCGGGGCGGCGAGAACGTGTACTGCGTCGAGGTCGAGAGCGTCCTGCACGAGCACCCCGTCGTCGCCGACGCCGCTGTTCTGGGCGTTCCGCATCCGGTGCTCGGCGAGGAGGTCGTGGCCGTCGTGCGACTGAGGCCCGGGGCCGGGGCCGGCATCGATGTGGAGGCGCTGCGCGCCCACGTCGGCGCGCGTCTCGCCGCCTTCAAGGTGCCCGCCCGTGTCCTCGTACAGGAGGGGGAGCTGCCGCGGAACCCGACCGGGAAGATCCTCAAGAGGGAGCTGCGGGGGCTCTTCAGCTGCGGGTGA